Proteins from a genomic interval of Diospyros lotus cultivar Yz01 chromosome 6, ASM1463336v1, whole genome shotgun sequence:
- the LOC127803805 gene encoding linamarin synthase 2-like, producing MATKPAQQPHVLCVPLPAQGHINPFMQLAKLLHSRGFFITFVNTEFNHRRLLRSKGTDEWAKGSNGFRFETMSEGLPPSDRDATQDPVALCEAVMNKCLDPFRQLLRRLYSSEEASPPVTCIVADGVMNFAVRAAEEFGIPGVHFWTASACGLMGYIQYSELTKRGIFPFKDENFMNDGTLETPIDWVPGMHNIRLRDFPSFVRTTDPDDFMFYFLGESAQNCFKGSAIIFNTFDALEHQVLQAISSQFPRIYTAGPLSLLQKQLTDDQTQTRSQVHSLHLSLWKEDTRCLQWLDQREPNSVVYVNYGCVTVMSEEHLKEFAWGLANSKVPFLWIVRPDIVMGESAKLPPDFVEDIEGRGLLASWCPQEQVLLHPSVGVFLTHCGWNSMTESVCGGVPMICWPYFAEQQTNCRYACSEWGIAAEVDQDVNRHEVERIVRETVQGESGRKMREKAVEWKRKAEEATAVGGSSYCNFDRFVDEALLSCVTGVTPAH from the exons ATGGCTACAAAACCAGCCCAACAGCCCCATGTGCTTTGCGTACCCTTGCCAGCACAAGGCCACATCAACCCTTTCATGCAACTGGCCAAACTCCTCCACTCGAGAGGCTTCTTCATCACCTTCGTCAACACTGAGTTCAACCACAGGCGGCTGCTGAGATCCAAAGGAACCGATGAATGGGCGAAGGGCTCCAACGGTTTCCGGTTCGAGACGATGTCGGAAGGGCTGCCGCCGTCCGATCGGGACGCCACCCAGGATCCTGTAGCGCTTTGCGAAGCAGTCATGAACAAGTGTTTGGATCCTTTTAGGCAGTTGTTAAGGAGGTTATACTCGTCGGAGGAAGCTTCGCCGCCGGTTACGTGCATAGTTGCGGATGGAGTCATGAACTTTGCCGTGAGAGCGGCTGAAGAATTTGGCATTCCGGGGGTTCACTTTTGGACTGCCTCAGCTTGTGGATTAATGGGATATATTCAGTACTCTGAGCTTACCAAGAGAGGGATTTTCCCCTTCAAAG ATGAAAATTTCATGAACGATGGCACGCTTGAAACGCCTATAGATTGGGTCCCCGGCATGCACAACATCCGGCTTAGGGACTTCCCCTCCTTCGTCCGAACTACCGATCCCGACGATTTCATGTTCTATTTCTTGGGCGAGTCAGCGCAAAACTGCTTCAAAGGATCCGCAATCATCTTCAACACCTTCGATGCACTCGAACACCAAGTTTTACAAGCCATTTCGTCTCAGTTTCCTCGGATCTACACTGCAGGACCACTCTCCTTGCTGCAGAAACAACTCACTGATGATCAAACCCAAACCCGAAGCCAGGTCCACTCACTTCACTTAAGTCTATGGAAGGAAGATACAAGGTGTCTCCAATGGCTGGATCAAAGGGAGCCAAACTCGGTCGTGTACGTGAACTACGGGTGTGTGACTGTTATGTCGGAAGAGCACTTGAAGGAATTTGCATGGGGGCTGGCCAACAGCAAGGTCCCGTTTCTGTGGATCGTCCGACCGGACATCGTAATGGGCGAGTCTGCAAAATTGCCGCCAGATTTTGTTGAGGACATTGAAG GTAGAGGGTTGCTGGCAAGCTGGTGCCCGCAGGAACAGGTGCTTTTGCACCCATCGGTAGGCGTTTTCTTGACGCATTGTGGATGGAACTCGATGACGGAGAGCGTATGCGGCGGGGTGCCGATGATCTGCTGGCCTTACTTTGCGGAGCAGCAGACAAACTGCAGGTACGCGTGCAGCGAGTGGGGGATTGCAGCGGAGGTTGATCAGGACGTGAATCGGCATGAGGTTGAGAGGATTGTCAGGGAAACGGTGCAAGGAGAGAGTGGGAGGAAGATGAGGGAGAAGGCGGTGGAGTGGAAGAGGAAAGCCGAAGAGGCCACTGCTGTTGGGGGCTCATCTTACTGTAACTTTGATAGATTCGTGGATGAGGCTCTCCTTTCCTGCGTAACGGGGGTCACTCCGGCCCACTGA